A single region of the Pan troglodytes isolate AG18354 chromosome 18, NHGRI_mPanTro3-v2.0_pri, whole genome shotgun sequence genome encodes:
- the ZNF200 gene encoding zinc finger protein 200 has product MMAAKVVPMPPKPKQSFILRVPPDSKLGQDLLRDATNGPKTIHQLVLEHFLTFLPKPSLVQPSQKVKETLVIMKDVSSSLQNRVHPRPLVKLLPKGVQREQETVSLYLKANPEELVVFEDLNVFHCQEECVSLDPTQQLTSEKEDDSSVGEMMLLVNGSNPEGEDPEREPVENEDYREKSSDDDEMDSSLVSQQPPDNQEKEQLNTSIPQKRKVRNLLVTIENDTPLEELSKYVDISIIALTRNRRTRRWYTCPLCGKQFNESSYLISHQRTHTGEKPYDCNHCGKSFNHKTNLNKHERIHTGEKPYSCSQCGKNFRQNSHRSRHEGIHIREKIFKCPECGKTFPKNEEFVLHLQSHEAERPYGCKKCGRRFGRLSNCTRHEKTHSAYKTRKQK; this is encoded by the exons ATGATGGCTGCAAAAGTGGTTCCTATGCCCCCAAAGCCAAAGCAGTCCTTTATACTGAGAGTTCCGCCAGACTCCAAGCTGGGCCAAGACCTACTTCGAGATGCCACTAATGGGCCCAAGACCATCCACCAGCTAGTGCTGGAGCACTTCCTCACCTTCTTGCCCAAGCCAAGCCTGGTCCAGCCCAGTCAGAAAGTCAAGGAGACCTTGGTTATTATGAAAGATGTGAGCTCAAGCCTTCAGAACAGAG TGCATCCTCGTCCCTTGGTGAAGCTTCTGCCCAAAGGAGTCCAAAGGGAACAAGAGACAGTGTCTCTGTATTTGAAAGCTAACCCTGAG GAGCTGGTGGTCTTTGAGGATTTGAATGTATTTCACTGCCAGGAAGAATGTGTGAGCTTGGATCCTACTCAACAACTCACCTCAGAGAAGGAAGATGACAGCAGTGTCGGGGAAATGATGTTACTGG TCAATGGCAGTAATCCTGAAGGTGAAGATCCTGAGAGGGAACCTGTAGAAAATGAAGATTATAGAGAAAAGTCTTCAGATGATGATGAAATGGATTCTTCCTTGGTCTCTCAGCAGCCTCCCGATAACCAGGAAAAGGAACAACTAAATACATCCATTCcacaaaaaaggaaagtgagaaaTCTGTTAGTTACCATTGAGAATGATACTCCTCTAGAGGAACTCTCAAAATATGTAGACATCAGTATTATTGCCCTTACTCGAAATCGGAGGACAAGGAGATGGTACACTTGTCCACTGTGTGGGAAACAGTTTAATGAAAGTTCTTACCTCATTTCCCACCAGAGGACccacactggagaaaaaccctatgACTGTAATCACTGTGGGAAAAGCTTCAatcataaaacaaacctcaataaACATGAGCGaattcatacaggagagaaaccttatTCCTGTTCTCAGTGTGGAAAAAACTTTCGTCAGAATTCTCATCGGAGTCGTCATGAAGGAATCCATATAAGGGAGAAGATATTTAAGTGTCCAGAATGTGGGAAAACCTTCCCAAAGAATGAGGAGTTTGTGCTTCATCTGCAGAGTCATGAGGCTGAGAGACCATATGGTTGCAAAAAATGTGGGAGAAGATTTGGTCGGCTGTCAAACTGTACCCGGCATGAGAAAACCCACTCAGCCTATAAGACCCGAAAGCAGAAGTAA